The following coding sequences lie in one Manis pentadactyla isolate mManPen7 chromosome 19, mManPen7.hap1, whole genome shotgun sequence genomic window:
- the LORICRIN gene encoding loricrin isoform X3: MSYQKKQPTPIPPVICGKTSSGEGSGGGSSGGGGCITYTGGGGGGTGGGGSGCVSYTGGSGSYTGGGGGGGGSGCVSYTGGSGSYTGGGGSGCVSYTGGSGSYTGGGGGGGSGCVSYTGGGGGGGGGSGGSGCVSYTGGGGGGSGGYSGGGGSGYFSQQSKQTVYVPQQGSGGGGGGGCFPSGGGGGGSAGGGGGCFPSGGGGGGSSGGVSGGGKVCQQTQQKQAPTWPSK; this comes from the exons ATGTCTTACCAGAAAAAGCagcccacccccatccccccagTGATTTGCGGGAAGACCTCCAGCGGCGAAGGCTCTGGCGGAGGCTctagcggcggcggcggctgcatcACCTacactggcggcggcggcggcggcaccggcggcggcggctccggcTGCGTCAGCTACACCGGGGGCAGCGGCAGCTAcaccggcggcggcggcggcggcggcggctccggcTGCGTCAGCTACACCGGGGGCAGCGGCAGCTACACcggcggcggcggctccggcTGCGTCAGCTACACCGGGGGCAGCGGCAGCTAcaccggcggcggcggcggcggcggctccggcTGCGTCAGCTAcacaggcggcggcggcggcggcggcggcggctccggcGGCTCCGGCTGCGTCAGCTACAccggtggtggcggcggcggctccGGCGGCTACtccggcggcggcggctccggcTACTTCTCGCAGCAGAGCAAGCAGACCGTGTACGTGCCCCAGCAGGggtccggcggcggcggcggcggcggctgcttcCCCAGCGGTGGGGGCGGCGGAGGGTCCGCcgggggcggcggcg GCTGCTTCCCcagcggcgggggcggcggcggctccTCCGGCGGCGTTTCCGGGGGTGGCAAGGTCTGCCAACAGACCCAGCAGAAACAGGCGCCTACTTGGCCAAGCAAATAA
- the LORICRIN gene encoding loricrin isoform X1, with translation MSYQKKQPTPIPPVICGKTSSGEGSGGGSSGGGGCITYTGGGGGGTGGGGSGCVSYTGGSGSYTGGGGGGGGSGCVSYTGGSGSYTGGGGSGCVSYTGGSGSYTGGGGGGGSGCVSYTGGGGGGGGGSGGSGCVSYTGGGGGGSGGYSGGGGSGYFSQQSKQTVYVPQQGSGGGGGGGCFPSGGGGGGSAGGGGGCFPSGGGGGGGGDCFPSGGGGGGGGGSSGVSGGCFPSGGGGGGSSGGVSGGGKVCQQTQQKQAPTWPSK, from the exons ATGTCTTACCAGAAAAAGCagcccacccccatccccccagTGATTTGCGGGAAGACCTCCAGCGGCGAAGGCTCTGGCGGAGGCTctagcggcggcggcggctgcatcACCTacactggcggcggcggcggcggcaccggcggcggcggctccggcTGCGTCAGCTACACCGGGGGCAGCGGCAGCTAcaccggcggcggcggcggcggcggcggctccggcTGCGTCAGCTACACCGGGGGCAGCGGCAGCTACACcggcggcggcggctccggcTGCGTCAGCTACACCGGGGGCAGCGGCAGCTAcaccggcggcggcggcggcggcggctccggcTGCGTCAGCTAcacaggcggcggcggcggcggcggcggcggctccggcGGCTCCGGCTGCGTCAGCTACAccggtggtggcggcggcggctccGGCGGCTACtccggcggcggcggctccggcTACTTCTCGCAGCAGAGCAAGCAGACCGTGTACGTGCCCCAGCAGGggtccggcggcggcggcggcggcggctgcttcCCCAGCGGTGGGGGCGGCGGAGGGTCCGCcgggggcggcggcggctgctTCCCCAGCGgtgggggcggcggcggcggcggcgactgcTTccccagcggcggcggcggcggcggcggcggcggctcctcCGGGGTCTCCGGAG GCTGCTTCCCcagcggcgggggcggcggcggctccTCCGGCGGCGTTTCCGGGGGTGGCAAGGTCTGCCAACAGACCCAGCAGAAACAGGCGCCTACTTGGCCAAGCAAATAA
- the LORICRIN gene encoding loricrin isoform X2 — protein sequence MSYQKKQPTPIPPVICGKTSSGEGSGGGSSGGGGCITYTGGGGGGTGGGGSGCVSYTGGSGSYTGGGGGGGGSGCVSYTGGSGSYTGGGGSGCVSYTGGSGSYTGGGGGGGSGCVSYTGGGGGGGGGSGGSGCVSYTGGGGGGSGGYSGGGGSGYFSQQSKQTVYVPQQGSGGGGGGGCFPSGGGGGGSAGGGGGCFPSGGSSGVSGGCFPSGGSSGVSGGCFPSGGGGGGSSGGVSGGGKVCQQTQQKQAPTWPSK from the exons ATGTCTTACCAGAAAAAGCagcccacccccatccccccagTGATTTGCGGGAAGACCTCCAGCGGCGAAGGCTCTGGCGGAGGCTctagcggcggcggcggctgcatcACCTacactggcggcggcggcggcggcaccggcggcggcggctccggcTGCGTCAGCTACACCGGGGGCAGCGGCAGCTAcaccggcggcggcggcggcggcggcggctccggcTGCGTCAGCTACACCGGGGGCAGCGGCAGCTACACcggcggcggcggctccggcTGCGTCAGCTACACCGGGGGCAGCGGCAGCTAcaccggcggcggcggcggcggcggctccggcTGCGTCAGCTAcacaggcggcggcggcggcggcggcggcggctccggcGGCTCCGGCTGCGTCAGCTACAccggtggtggcggcggcggctccGGCGGCTACtccggcggcggcggctccggcTACTTCTCGCAGCAGAGCAAGCAGACCGTGTACGTGCCCCAGCAGGggtccggcggcggcggcggcggcggctgcttcCCCAGCGGTGGGGGCGGCGGAGGGTCCGCcgggggcggcggcg GCTGCTTCCCCAGCGGCGGCTCCTCCGGGGTCTCCGGAGGCTGCTTCCCCAGCGGCGGCTCCTCCGGGGTCTCCGGAGGCTGCTTCCCcagcggcgggggcggcggcggctccTCCGGCGGCGTTTCCGGGGGTGGCAAGGTCTGCCAACAGACCCAGCAGAAACAGGCGCCTACTTGGCCAAGCAAATAA
- the LOC130681690 gene encoding beta-2-microglobulin-like, whose product MARFATLVLLGLLSLSCLEAIERAPKVQVYSRHPAENGTPNFLNCYVSGFHPLEIQIDLLKNGKEMKVERSDLSFSKDWSFYLLVHTEFTPKEGDKYSCRVNHLTLSEPKIVQWDQDN is encoded by the coding sequence ATGGCTCGCTTCGCGACCTTGGTCCTGCTCGGGCTGCTCTCTCTGTCCTGCCTGGAAGCCATAGAGCGTGCTCCAAAAGTTCAGGTTTACTCACGGCACCCAGCTGAGAATGGAACGCCAAATTTCCTGAACTGCTATGTGTCCGGCTTCCATCCACTGGAAATTCAAAttgatttgttgaagaatgggaAGGAAATGAAAGTGGAACGCTCAGACTTGTCTTTCAGCAAGGACTGGTCCTTCTATCTTCTGGTCCACACTGAATTTACTCCCAAGGAAGGAGATAAGTATAGCTGCCGTGTGAATCACCTTACTCTCTCTGAACCCAAGATAGTTCAGTGGGATCAAGACAACTAA